One Nesterenkonia populi DNA window includes the following coding sequences:
- a CDS encoding thymidine phosphorylase: MTAPAHDVVDLIRTKRDGGTLAPDQISWLIGAYTDGTVADEQMSAMAMAILLRGMDRAEIAQWTQAMISSGERMDFSSLTRADGTRRRTSDKHSTGGVGDKITLPLAPLVASFGVPVPQLSGRGLGHTGGTLDKLESIPGWQAHLSNEQMLDQLDRIGAVICAAGSGLAPADRKLYALRDVTGTVEAIPLIASSIMSKKIAEGTDALVLDVKAGAGAFMKTRADAEELARTMVALGTDAGVSTTALITGMDAPLGLTAGNAVEVEESLEVLAGGGPADVVELTLALAEEMLAGAGVEADPAEHLANGKAMDCWRQMIRAQGGDPEAPLPEPKHTHTITAPASGTLSRLDAYAVGVAAWRLGAGRARKEDPVQAAAGVRMHAKPGERVTAGQPLLTLTTDEESRVPRAEEALAGAAEIADSAWQPKPLVSARVSAEDL; the protein is encoded by the coding sequence GTGACAGCACCTGCTCACGATGTCGTCGACCTCATCCGCACCAAGCGCGACGGGGGCACCCTCGCCCCGGATCAGATCAGCTGGCTCATCGGCGCCTACACCGACGGCACTGTCGCCGACGAGCAGATGAGCGCGATGGCCATGGCCATCCTGCTGCGCGGCATGGATCGAGCCGAGATCGCCCAGTGGACCCAGGCGATGATCAGCTCGGGGGAGCGCATGGACTTCAGCAGCCTCACCCGCGCCGACGGCACCCGCCGGCGCACCTCCGACAAGCACTCCACCGGGGGAGTCGGCGACAAGATCACCCTGCCTCTGGCGCCCCTGGTGGCAAGCTTCGGGGTGCCGGTCCCGCAGCTCTCCGGCCGCGGCCTCGGCCACACCGGCGGCACCCTGGACAAGCTGGAGTCGATCCCCGGCTGGCAGGCTCACCTCAGCAATGAGCAGATGCTGGACCAGCTCGACCGCATCGGCGCGGTGATCTGCGCCGCCGGATCGGGACTGGCGCCGGCGGACAGGAAGCTCTACGCGCTGCGGGACGTCACCGGCACCGTGGAAGCCATCCCGCTGATCGCCAGCTCCATCATGTCGAAGAAGATCGCGGAGGGCACCGACGCCCTCGTCCTGGACGTCAAAGCAGGCGCCGGCGCGTTCATGAAGACCCGGGCCGACGCCGAGGAGCTCGCCCGCACCATGGTCGCCCTGGGCACTGACGCCGGGGTGAGCACCACTGCTCTGATCACCGGGATGGACGCTCCGCTGGGGCTCACCGCCGGCAACGCGGTCGAGGTGGAGGAGTCCCTCGAGGTCCTCGCCGGGGGCGGGCCCGCCGATGTCGTCGAGCTCACCCTCGCCCTGGCTGAGGAGATGCTCGCCGGCGCAGGGGTCGAGGCCGACCCCGCCGAGCACCTCGCCAACGGCAAGGCGATGGACTGTTGGAGGCAGATGATCCGGGCACAGGGCGGAGACCCGGAGGCCCCGCTGCCGGAGCCCAAGCACACCCACACCATCACCGCCCCCGCCAGCGGCACGCTCTCCCGCTTGGACGCCTACGCGGTCGGCGTCGCAGCCTGGCGGCTCGGCGCCGGACGCGCCCGCAAGGAGGACCCCGTCCAGGCGGCCGCCGGGGTGCGCATGCACGCCAAGCCCGGCGAGAGGGTCACCGCGGGCCAGCCGCTGCTGACCCTCACCACCGACGAGGAGTCCCGTGTCCCCCGGGCGGAGGAAGCCCTGGCCGGTGCGGCGGAGATCGCCGACTCCGCCTGGCAGCCGAAGCCGCTGGTCTCCGCACGCGTGTCCGCCGAGGACCTGTGA
- the eno gene encoding phosphopyruvate hydratase has product MSLIASVYGREILDSRGNPTVEVDVLLDDGSFGQAAVPSGASTGAFEAVELRDGDKSRYLGKGVTKAVKAVNEVIAPALEALDATEQRLIDHVLLELDDTENKGSLGANAILGVSLAVAKAAADASDLPLYKYLGGPNAHVLPVPMMNILNGGSHADSNVDIQEFMIAPVGAATFTEALRTGAEVYHSLKSLLKEKGLSTGLGDEGGFAPDLSSNRAALDLITEAIVRAGYKPGEDVALALDVAATEFYSEGAYTFEGESKTPEQMSEYYRELVEAYPLVSIEDPLDEDDWSGWKTLTDTIGSKVQLVGDDLFVTNPTRLAKGIESSTANSLLVKVNQIGSLTETLDAISLAQRSRYTTMISHRSGETEDVTIADIAVATNAGQIKTGAPARSERVAKYNQLLRIEEELGDAADYAGRSAFPRF; this is encoded by the coding sequence ATGTCCCTCATCGCCAGTGTCTACGGGCGCGAGATCCTCGACTCCCGCGGCAACCCGACCGTGGAGGTGGACGTCCTGCTCGACGACGGCAGCTTCGGCCAGGCCGCCGTCCCCTCCGGCGCGTCCACCGGCGCCTTCGAGGCTGTGGAGCTGCGTGACGGCGACAAGTCCCGCTACCTCGGCAAGGGCGTGACCAAGGCCGTCAAGGCTGTCAACGAGGTCATCGCCCCCGCATTGGAGGCCCTGGACGCCACCGAGCAGCGCCTCATCGACCATGTCCTCCTCGAGCTCGACGACACCGAGAACAAGGGCTCCCTGGGCGCCAACGCAATCCTCGGCGTCTCCCTGGCCGTGGCGAAGGCTGCCGCTGACGCCTCCGACCTCCCCCTCTACAAGTACCTCGGCGGACCCAACGCCCACGTGCTGCCGGTGCCGATGATGAACATCCTCAACGGCGGATCCCACGCCGACTCCAACGTGGACATCCAGGAGTTCATGATCGCCCCGGTCGGCGCGGCCACCTTCACTGAGGCGCTGCGCACCGGCGCCGAGGTCTACCATTCCCTGAAGTCCCTGCTCAAGGAGAAGGGGCTCTCCACCGGCTTGGGCGACGAGGGCGGCTTCGCCCCCGACCTGTCCTCCAACCGTGCCGCCCTCGACCTCATCACCGAGGCCATCGTGCGCGCGGGCTACAAGCCCGGCGAGGATGTGGCGCTGGCCCTGGACGTCGCTGCCACCGAGTTCTACTCCGAGGGGGCCTACACCTTCGAGGGCGAGTCCAAGACCCCCGAGCAGATGAGCGAGTACTACAGGGAGCTCGTCGAGGCCTACCCGCTGGTCTCCATCGAGGACCCCCTGGACGAGGACGACTGGTCCGGCTGGAAGACCCTCACCGACACCATCGGCTCCAAGGTCCAGCTGGTGGGCGACGACCTCTTCGTCACCAACCCGACCCGCCTGGCCAAGGGCATCGAGAGCAGCACCGCGAACAGCCTGCTGGTCAAGGTGAACCAGATCGGCTCCCTCACCGAGACGCTGGATGCGATCAGCCTCGCCCAGCGCAGCCGGTACACCACCATGATCAGCCACCGCTCCGGCGAGACCGAGGATGTCACCATCGCCGACATCGCCGTGGCGACCAACGCCGGCCAGATCAAGACCGGCGCCCCGGCCCGCTCCGAGCGTGTGGCCAAGTACAACCAGCTGCTGCGCATCGAGGAGGAGCTCGGCGATGCTGCTGACTACGCCGGCCGCTCCGCGTTTCCTCGTTTCTGA
- a CDS encoding amidohydrolase produces the protein MSSEPIIASLEERLIAFRRDLHAHPELSWKEIRTTEQIRKTLEAAGLAPQLLPETTGLYADIGPEGAPFAAGFRGDIDALPITETTGLPYASSAEGVAHSCGHDIHTTVMLGLALTLKQLHDDGRLAARIRVLFQPAEEKFPGGAQEMVRLGLLEPLPRIFALHCDPKLTVGAIGTRIGPITSAGDLVRIEVSGRGGHTSRPHLTEDVIGALGHIATVVPAVLARRIDIRSGVSLVWGHIEAGSAANAIPSAGTLHGTMRILDAEAWKEAGGVLAPVVQQAASAYGVDVSLDHVRGVPPVQNAEDETALLDWVAKEVLGPNGVTLAEQSMGGEDFGWMTQEIPGSMFRLGTMTPEGELYDLHRGDYAPDERAIRAGLSVMAGVAQVCADELTRAEAADG, from the coding sequence ATGTCCTCTGAGCCCATCATCGCTTCTCTCGAAGAGCGGCTGATCGCGTTCCGGCGGGATCTGCACGCCCACCCGGAGCTGTCCTGGAAGGAGATCCGGACCACCGAGCAGATCAGGAAGACCCTGGAGGCTGCCGGCCTGGCCCCCCAGCTGCTGCCGGAGACCACCGGGCTCTATGCGGACATCGGGCCAGAGGGAGCGCCCTTTGCCGCGGGCTTCCGCGGTGACATCGATGCGCTGCCGATCACCGAGACAACCGGCCTGCCCTACGCCTCCTCCGCGGAGGGCGTCGCCCACTCCTGCGGGCATGACATCCACACCACCGTGATGCTCGGGCTCGCCCTGACCCTCAAGCAGCTCCACGACGACGGCAGGCTCGCCGCTCGCATCCGGGTGCTGTTCCAGCCTGCTGAGGAGAAGTTCCCCGGCGGCGCCCAGGAGATGGTGAGGCTGGGGCTGCTTGAGCCGCTGCCGCGGATCTTCGCCCTGCACTGCGACCCCAAGCTGACCGTCGGCGCCATCGGCACCCGGATCGGTCCGATCACCTCTGCCGGGGACCTCGTGCGCATTGAGGTCTCCGGGCGGGGCGGGCACACTTCCCGGCCGCACCTCACCGAGGACGTCATCGGAGCTCTGGGCCACATCGCGACCGTGGTGCCTGCAGTGCTGGCCCGCCGCATCGATATCCGCTCCGGTGTCTCTCTGGTGTGGGGCCACATCGAGGCCGGCAGCGCGGCCAACGCCATCCCGTCCGCCGGCACTCTTCACGGCACTATGCGCATCCTCGACGCCGAGGCATGGAAGGAGGCCGGGGGAGTGCTCGCCCCCGTGGTGCAGCAGGCTGCCTCGGCCTACGGGGTGGACGTCTCCCTGGACCACGTCCGGGGCGTCCCCCCGGTGCAGAACGCTGAGGATGAGACCGCCCTGCTGGACTGGGTCGCCAAGGAGGTCCTGGGCCCCAATGGTGTGACCCTGGCCGAGCAGTCGATGGGCGGGGAGGACTTCGGATGGATGACCCAGGAGATTCCCGGCTCCATGTTCCGCCTGGGCACCATGACCCCTGAGGGCGAGCTCTACGACCTCCACCGCGGTGACTACGCCCCGGACGAGCGGGCCATCCGCGCGGGGCTCAGCGTGATGGCCGGGGTGGCCCAGGTCTGCGCGGACGAGCTGACGAGAGCCGAGGCCGCCGATGGCTGA
- a CDS encoding adenosine deaminase, protein MAMTTSLETQIRDLPKVSLHDHLDGSLRPSSLIELAGQVGHELPTADPEELAETFRANADSGDLVKYLEAFAHTTAVMQSAENLRRVAREYVEDLAADGIVYAEVRWAPEQHVQGGLSLDEAVEAVQAGLNDGVESVADKDGIIVIGQLLCAMRMNDNADEIAQLALRHRERGVVGFDIAGPEDGFLPKRFEAAFTTLAENMLPTTVHAGEAAGVDSISDALVSGRARRLGHGIRIAEDISLTEGVDSRSKDAEDGDEQLVEVSLGDTARWVRDRQVHLETSPTSNLQTGAVTALTGREESSMVEHPFDMLYQLGFNVGVNTDNRLVSGVTLSGELAAVAEAFDYGLAELADFQINALEASFLGYEEREALSAFILEAWQ, encoded by the coding sequence ATGGCGATGACAACGAGCCTCGAGACCCAGATCCGCGACCTCCCCAAGGTCTCCCTGCATGACCACCTGGACGGCTCCCTGCGGCCGTCCAGCCTGATTGAGCTGGCCGGGCAGGTCGGCCACGAGCTGCCCACCGCTGATCCGGAGGAGCTTGCCGAGACCTTCCGCGCCAACGCCGACTCCGGCGACCTGGTGAAGTACCTGGAGGCCTTCGCGCACACCACCGCCGTGATGCAGTCGGCCGAGAACCTGCGCCGGGTGGCCCGTGAGTACGTGGAGGACCTCGCCGCCGACGGCATCGTCTACGCGGAGGTCCGCTGGGCCCCTGAGCAGCATGTCCAGGGCGGCCTGAGCCTCGACGAGGCCGTGGAGGCTGTCCAGGCAGGCCTGAACGACGGCGTGGAGTCGGTCGCCGACAAGGACGGCATCATCGTCATCGGGCAGCTGCTCTGCGCGATGCGCATGAACGACAACGCCGACGAGATCGCTCAGCTCGCCCTGCGCCACCGTGAGCGCGGCGTCGTCGGCTTCGACATCGCCGGGCCGGAGGACGGGTTCCTGCCCAAGCGCTTCGAAGCCGCCTTCACGACCCTCGCGGAGAACATGCTCCCCACCACCGTGCACGCCGGCGAGGCCGCGGGGGTCGACTCCATCAGCGACGCCCTGGTCTCAGGCCGGGCCCGCCGCCTCGGCCACGGCATCCGCATCGCCGAGGACATCAGCCTCACCGAAGGCGTGGACTCCCGCTCGAAGGACGCCGAGGACGGCGACGAGCAGCTTGTTGAAGTATCCCTCGGCGACACTGCCCGCTGGGTCCGCGACCGCCAGGTCCACCTCGAGACCAGCCCCACCTCCAACCTGCAGACCGGTGCGGTCACCGCGCTCACCGGCCGGGAGGAGAGCAGCATGGTCGAGCACCCCTTCGACATGCTCTACCAGCTGGGCTTCAACGTCGGCGTGAACACCGACAACCGGCTCGTCTCCGGCGTCACCCTCTCCGGTGAGCTGGCAGCGGTCGCGGAGGCCTTCGACTACGGGCTGGCCGAGCTCGCCGACTTCCAGATCAACGCCCTGGAGGCCAGCTTCCTCGGCTACGAGGAGCGCGAGGCTCTCTCGGCGTTCATCCTGGAGGCCTGGCAGTAG
- a CDS encoding DedA family protein → MGILELLDVLQDWVVDAAAGWWTLLGLFGFVTVNGFFPPLPSDSLIIALGSVQDEPGTPWWPWVILTAGAAAVLGDFIAYRLGRAIGTERFRWMRRPTMQRTLAWARHGLDKRGVPVIFVGRFIPGARVGINFVAGSTRYSLPRFLLIDAAASLVWASWLVTLGAVGEAIFGHMLLAMAVGIVFAIVVGLVCERIFAVVTRWLDSRGVHLDPEGYQDTSAIDIPPPVRLRRHQDDEDGPAHR, encoded by the coding sequence GTGGGAATCCTTGAGCTCCTCGACGTCCTCCAGGACTGGGTGGTCGACGCCGCCGCAGGCTGGTGGACGCTGCTCGGGCTCTTCGGGTTCGTCACCGTCAACGGGTTCTTCCCGCCTCTGCCCTCGGACTCGCTGATCATTGCGCTCGGCTCGGTGCAGGACGAGCCCGGCACCCCCTGGTGGCCCTGGGTGATCCTCACCGCCGGGGCCGCGGCGGTGCTCGGCGACTTCATCGCCTACCGGCTGGGTCGGGCCATCGGCACCGAGCGGTTCCGCTGGATGCGGCGGCCGACGATGCAGCGCACCCTGGCCTGGGCCCGCCACGGCCTGGACAAGCGCGGTGTTCCGGTCATCTTTGTGGGCCGCTTCATCCCCGGGGCCCGGGTCGGCATCAACTTTGTGGCCGGCTCCACCCGCTACTCGCTGCCGAGGTTCCTGCTGATCGACGCCGCCGCCTCCCTGGTCTGGGCCTCCTGGCTGGTCACCCTGGGCGCGGTGGGGGAGGCGATCTTCGGGCACATGCTGCTGGCGATGGCAGTCGGGATCGTCTTCGCGATCGTCGTCGGCCTGGTCTGTGAGCGGATCTTCGCCGTCGTCACCCGGTGGCTGGACAGCCGAGGCGTGCATCTGGACCCGGAGGGATACCAGGACACCTCAGCCATCGATATCCCGCCTCCGGTGCGGCTGCGCCGCCACCAGGACGACGAGGACGGACCCGCACACCGGTAG
- a CDS encoding succinate dehydrogenase hydrophobic membrane anchor subunit — translation MTAAANSEATLPSQGIEAPRSGRVDPKYLRKGSSRGNFEMVAWVFMRVSGLALVVLIFVHLYTNLMVGEGIHQIDFAFVAGKWANPVWQFWDLTMLWLAMLHGTNGMRTIVNDYAEKDSTRMWLKSILYVAAAVIIILGTMVIFTFEPCMVDESGELLEYAPSFCQNVI, via the coding sequence ATGACCGCAGCAGCAAACTCTGAAGCTACTCTTCCGTCCCAGGGCATCGAGGCCCCCCGCTCCGGCCGGGTGGACCCCAAATATCTGCGCAAGGGCTCCTCGCGCGGCAACTTCGAGATGGTGGCATGGGTCTTCATGCGCGTCTCCGGCCTTGCGCTGGTGGTGCTGATCTTCGTGCACCTCTACACCAATCTGATGGTCGGCGAGGGCATCCACCAGATCGACTTCGCCTTCGTGGCCGGCAAATGGGCCAACCCCGTCTGGCAGTTCTGGGACCTGACCATGCTGTGGCTGGCCATGCTCCACGGCACCAACGGCATGCGCACCATCGTCAACGACTACGCGGAGAAGGACTCCACCCGCATGTGGCTGAAGTCCATCCTCTACGTGGCGGCAGCCGTCATCATCATCCTGGGCACCATGGTGATCTTCACCTTCGAGCCCTGCATGGTGGACGAGTCCGGCGAACTGCTGGAGTATGCACCCAGCTTCTGCCAGAACGTCATCTGA
- a CDS encoding succinate dehydrogenase iron-sulfur subunit, protein MSTPTVEQEPASKVDLGESGGGSGAVESFTVTLQVRRYDPEFSEDARWDSWELTMYGTDRVLDALHKVKWEIDGSLTFRRSCAHGICGSDAMRINGRNRLACKTLLKDLDTSKPIMVEPIKGLPVEKDLIVDMEPFFQSYREIMPFLVNNSPAPTAERLQSPEERERFDDTTKCILCAACTSSCPVFWTDGQYFGPAAIVNAHRFIFDSRDDAGDMRLEVLNDKEGVWRCRTTFNCTDACPRGIEVTKAIQEVKTAVITRSL, encoded by the coding sequence ATGAGCACCCCCACTGTTGAGCAGGAGCCGGCAAGCAAGGTAGACCTCGGCGAGTCCGGCGGCGGCTCCGGCGCCGTCGAGTCCTTCACGGTCACCCTGCAGGTCCGCCGCTACGACCCCGAATTCTCCGAGGACGCCCGCTGGGACTCCTGGGAGCTGACCATGTACGGCACCGACCGTGTGCTGGACGCCCTGCACAAGGTCAAATGGGAGATCGACGGGTCCCTCACCTTCCGGCGGTCCTGCGCCCACGGCATCTGCGGCTCCGATGCGATGCGCATCAACGGCCGCAACCGCCTGGCCTGCAAGACCCTCCTGAAGGACCTGGACACCTCCAAGCCCATCATGGTGGAGCCCATCAAGGGCCTGCCGGTGGAGAAGGACCTCATCGTGGACATGGAGCCCTTCTTCCAGTCCTACCGCGAGATCATGCCCTTCCTGGTGAACAACTCTCCAGCACCCACCGCGGAGCGCCTGCAGTCCCCCGAGGAACGCGAGCGCTTCGACGACACCACCAAGTGCATCCTGTGCGCGGCCTGCACCAGCTCCTGCCCGGTCTTCTGGACCGACGGGCAGTACTTCGGGCCCGCCGCCATCGTCAACGCGCACCGTTTCATCTTCGACTCCCGCGACGACGCCGGCGACATGCGCCTCGAGGTCCTCAATGACAAGGAAGGCGTGTGGCGCTGCCGCACCACCTTCAACTGCACGGATGCCTGCCCCCGCGGCATCGAGGTGACCAAGGCCATTCAGGAAGTCAAGACAGCAGTCATCACCCGCTCCCTGTGA
- a CDS encoding MazG nucleotide pyrophosphohydrolase domain-containing protein: protein MAALQRTVSELREHCPWTAALDHRALAEYLTEEAEEVAEEIRAGVTGEPLRRELGDVLLQVVLHAQLAAERGEFTLDDVAEAMYAKLVRRSPHVYRPDGTLDPQQASLEEIEAAWQRIKAQEKSEEGE from the coding sequence ATGGCCGCGCTGCAGCGCACCGTCTCCGAGCTGCGCGAGCACTGCCCGTGGACCGCCGCGCTCGATCACCGGGCCCTGGCCGAGTACCTCACCGAGGAGGCTGAGGAGGTCGCCGAGGAGATCCGGGCCGGGGTCACCGGCGAGCCGCTGCGCAGGGAGCTCGGAGACGTGCTGCTGCAGGTGGTCCTCCACGCCCAGCTTGCCGCTGAGCGCGGAGAGTTCACCCTCGACGACGTCGCGGAGGCCATGTACGCGAAGCTCGTCCGCCGCAGCCCGCACGTCTACCGGCCCGACGGCACCCTGGACCCCCAGCAGGCCAGCCTCGAAGAGATCGAGGCCGCCTGGCAGCGCATCAAAGCTCAAGAAAAATCGGAAGAAGGAGAATAG
- a CDS encoding mannose-1-phosphate guanylyltransferase, with product MTSTDPLARFHAVIPAGGVGTRLWPLSRADAPKFLHDLTGSGTTLIRSTYERLTPLAPDRVMVVTGLKHADAVTRQIPELNGPDLVLEPEPKDSAAAIGLAAAILAQRDPSIIMGSFAADQVIAPVPDFQDAVREAVSTAAAGKIVTIGIKPTHPSTGFGYIRQGQRYEVEGAPHAHHVAEFVEKPEQEVADQYVASGGYLWNAGMFVAPVGLLLEHLAQTEPELHAGLTKIAAAWSTEAQDLTLARVWPTLPKIAIDYAVAEPAAAAGDVAVIPGDFTWDDVGDFAAIARLNPASHQEGMTVIGEKARVYSEDSTGIVVADTNRVVALIGVEDIVVVDTGDALLVTNTSHAQNVKQAVQALKEKGDNDVL from the coding sequence GTGACTTCGACAGATCCTCTCGCCCGGTTCCACGCCGTGATCCCCGCCGGTGGGGTGGGCACACGGCTGTGGCCGCTCTCCCGCGCCGATGCGCCCAAGTTCCTGCATGACCTCACCGGCTCCGGCACCACCCTGATCCGCTCCACCTATGAGCGCCTGACCCCTCTGGCCCCGGACCGCGTGATGGTGGTGACCGGGCTGAAGCACGCTGACGCGGTCACCCGGCAGATTCCTGAGCTCAACGGCCCAGACCTTGTCCTGGAGCCGGAGCCGAAGGACTCCGCGGCCGCCATCGGACTGGCGGCTGCCATCCTTGCCCAGCGCGACCCGAGCATCATCATGGGATCCTTCGCCGCAGACCAGGTGATCGCGCCCGTTCCGGACTTCCAGGACGCGGTGCGGGAGGCGGTCTCCACCGCCGCGGCCGGAAAGATCGTCACCATCGGCATCAAGCCCACCCACCCGTCCACCGGCTTCGGGTACATCCGGCAGGGCCAGCGGTACGAGGTCGAGGGCGCCCCGCACGCCCACCACGTCGCCGAGTTCGTGGAGAAGCCCGAGCAGGAGGTGGCCGACCAGTACGTGGCCTCCGGCGGCTACCTGTGGAACGCCGGCATGTTCGTCGCCCCCGTCGGTCTGCTGCTGGAGCACCTGGCCCAGACGGAGCCGGAGCTTCACGCCGGGCTCACCAAGATCGCGGCGGCCTGGAGCACCGAGGCCCAGGATCTCACCCTCGCGCGGGTGTGGCCCACGCTTCCGAAGATCGCCATCGACTACGCCGTGGCCGAGCCCGCCGCCGCGGCCGGGGACGTGGCCGTCATCCCCGGGGACTTCACCTGGGACGACGTCGGCGACTTCGCCGCGATCGCCCGCCTCAACCCCGCCAGCCACCAGGAGGGGATGACAGTCATCGGTGAGAAGGCCCGCGTCTACTCCGAGGACTCCACCGGAATCGTCGTCGCTGACACCAACCGTGTGGTCGCACTCATCGGAGTGGAGGACATCGTCGTGGTCGACACCGGCGACGCCCTGCTGGTCACCAACACCAGTCACGCCCAGAACGTGAAGCAGGCAGTGCAGGCCCTGAAGGAGAAGGGAGACAACGATGTCCTCTGA
- the sdhA gene encoding succinate dehydrogenase flavoprotein subunit, translated as MQVHKYDVVIVGAGGAGMRAAIESGQRARTAVLTKLYPTRSHTGAAQGGMCAALANVEEDNWEWHTFDTVKGGDYLVDQDAAEVMAKEAIDAVLDLEKMGLPFNRTPEGKIDQRRFGGHTRDHGKAAVRRACYAADRTGHMILQTLYQNCVKHNVEFFNEYYVLDLITVEEDATREDGTSYKQKRVAGVVSYDLASGEVHIFQAKSVVFASGGLGKIFKTTSNAHTLTGDGMAIAYRAGIPLEDMEFVQFHPTGLAGLGILLSEAARGEGGILRNSEGERFMERYAPTIKDLAPRDIVARSMANEVREGRGAGPNKDYVLLDLTHLEPEHIDAKLPDITEFARTYLGVEPYTEPVPVFPTCHYAMGGIPTNIKAEVLQDNDTVVPGLYAAGEVACVSVHGSNRLGTNSLLDINVFGKRAGMYAAEYAVDADFVEVPEASETFVNDQLSMLRDSAGTERVAAIRAELQETMDANMQVFRSEETIKEALSEIGALKERYQQITVQDKGRRFNLDLLEAVELGFLLDMAEVMTVAALHRQESRGGHYREDFPDRDDENFMKHTMLYKDAEAETEGIQGMRFDTKPVVFTRYEPMERKY; from the coding sequence ATGCAGGTTCATAAGTACGACGTCGTCATCGTCGGCGCCGGCGGCGCCGGCATGCGCGCAGCCATCGAATCCGGTCAGCGGGCCCGCACCGCTGTGCTGACCAAGCTGTACCCCACCCGTTCCCACACCGGTGCCGCCCAGGGCGGCATGTGCGCCGCGCTGGCGAACGTGGAGGAGGACAACTGGGAGTGGCACACCTTCGACACCGTCAAGGGCGGCGACTACCTGGTCGACCAGGACGCCGCTGAGGTCATGGCCAAGGAGGCCATCGACGCGGTCCTCGACCTGGAGAAGATGGGCCTTCCCTTCAACCGCACCCCTGAGGGAAAGATCGACCAGCGCCGGTTCGGCGGCCACACCCGTGACCACGGCAAGGCCGCCGTGCGCCGCGCCTGCTACGCCGCGGACCGCACCGGCCACATGATCCTGCAGACCCTCTACCAGAACTGCGTCAAGCACAATGTCGAGTTCTTCAACGAGTACTACGTGCTGGACCTCATCACCGTGGAGGAGGACGCCACCCGGGAGGACGGCACCTCCTACAAGCAGAAGCGCGTGGCCGGTGTGGTCTCCTACGACCTGGCCTCCGGCGAGGTTCACATCTTCCAGGCCAAGTCCGTGGTCTTCGCCTCCGGCGGCCTGGGCAAGATCTTCAAGACCACCTCCAACGCCCACACCCTCACCGGCGACGGCATGGCCATCGCCTACCGCGCCGGCATTCCGCTGGAGGACATGGAGTTCGTCCAGTTCCACCCGACAGGCCTCGCCGGCCTCGGCATCCTGCTCTCCGAAGCTGCCCGAGGTGAGGGAGGGATCCTCCGCAACAGCGAGGGCGAACGGTTCATGGAGCGCTACGCGCCCACCATCAAGGACCTCGCTCCGCGTGACATCGTGGCCCGCTCCATGGCGAACGAGGTCCGTGAGGGCCGCGGCGCCGGCCCCAACAAGGACTACGTCCTGCTGGACCTCACCCACCTGGAGCCGGAGCACATCGACGCGAAGCTCCCGGACATCACTGAGTTCGCCCGCACCTACCTGGGCGTGGAGCCCTACACCGAGCCGGTGCCGGTGTTCCCCACCTGTCACTATGCGATGGGCGGCATCCCGACCAACATCAAGGCGGAGGTGCTGCAGGACAACGACACCGTGGTCCCGGGCCTCTACGCTGCCGGTGAGGTCGCCTGCGTGTCCGTGCACGGCTCCAACCGCCTGGGCACCAATTCGCTGCTGGACATCAACGTCTTCGGCAAGCGTGCCGGCATGTACGCCGCCGAGTACGCTGTCGACGCGGACTTCGTCGAGGTCCCCGAGGCCTCCGAGACGTTCGTCAACGATCAGCTGAGCATGCTGCGGGACTCCGCCGGCACCGAACGGGTGGCCGCCATCCGCGCTGAGCTCCAGGAGACGATGGACGCCAACATGCAGGTGTTCCGCTCCGAGGAGACCATCAAGGAGGCCCTCTCCGAGATCGGAGCGCTCAAGGAGCGCTACCAGCAGATCACCGTGCAGGACAAGGGCCGCCGGTTCAACCTGGACCTGCTCGAAGCCGTGGAGCTGGGCTTCCTGCTGGACATGGCCGAGGTCATGACTGTCGCGGCCCTGCACCGCCAGGAATCCCGCGGCGGCCACTACCGCGAGGACTTCCCCGACCGCGACGACGAGAACTTCATGAAGCACACCATGCTCTACAAGGATGCTGAGGCTGAGACCGAAGGCATCCAGGGCATGCGCTTCGACACCAAGCCTGTGGTCTTCACCCGCTACGAGCCGATGGAGCGTAAGTACTGA
- a CDS encoding cytidine deaminase encodes MAEPDFDALTQAARQAMAAAYAPYSGYPVGAAALTDGGRVITGCNVENASYGVGLCAECALVGQLQLTGGGRIVAFACVNGAGETIMPCGRCRQLLHEFAAPGFRILTPLGVRDWEQVLPQAFGPADLEAPQ; translated from the coding sequence ATGGCTGAGCCGGACTTCGACGCGCTCACGCAGGCCGCCCGTCAGGCGATGGCCGCCGCCTACGCCCCTTACTCCGGCTACCCCGTGGGAGCCGCCGCCCTGACCGACGGCGGGCGGGTCATCACCGGCTGCAATGTGGAGAACGCCAGCTACGGCGTCGGGCTCTGCGCCGAATGCGCCCTGGTGGGCCAGCTGCAGCTCACCGGCGGCGGTAGGATTGTGGCCTTCGCCTGTGTGAACGGCGCCGGCGAGACCATCATGCCCTGCGGCCGGTGCCGGCAGCTCCTCCACGAGTTCGCCGCCCCGGGCTTCCGCATCCTCACACCCTTGGGCGTCCGCGACTGGGAGCAGGTCCTGCCCCAGGCGTTCGGCCCCGCAGACTTGGAGGCACCCCAGTGA